The nucleotide sequence TAACTCGGCCAGCATAGGTATAGATGGACAGCCCAATTCCAATGTTGTCTCTCTGAGGAGGCCAGAATGTTGTGTACTTGATAGGTCGACCAGCCACTGAGAGGGCATGCTGGGGACCAGGTACATTTGATAAAACACAACTTGACTTCTCAGTGATTACAGTGTTTATTCTCTTAATCATAAATTCAGGGAAAAATTCATTAGACAGCATCATCACACAGGCTGTGGCTAATGGTTCACCAGAGTATTTGCATTCATCCATACGTGCTTTGGTCTCTTGTAATTGATTCAGAACACCTTCAGTCCCAACTGCAAGCCTAAGGAAGACCAgagaaaacatgttttcgaAGCTGGGTTCTTTCTTGGGGGCTGAAAGACGGACATCTACTGGAATTGATGCCTTGAAGTCTGGAGGGTTTTCCACACCCTTTCTCTGGAAGCACCTTCTGATTGCACGTGAGAGGCAAGACATCAAGACATCATTGACAGTTGTGCCTGTGGCTGCTTTGATTTGCTTGatcaatttgaaatcaaattctTCATTCCAGGTAACTTTTTTGATGCCACTCAGCTTTGGCCCATGTAGAATGGATTGGTCAGGAAAGCCAAAAACTAGCCTAAGCATTGAATATGCCATTCTTAATATTGCTTTGGCCATGAGAGGTACTTGAGAAGTTGATGACGTAAACTTCTTAGTCTCCTTCTCATTTTTTGATTGATCCGGTAGCTGATTCATAAGGAACCTTGTCAAGGACACACCATCTGCAACACTGTGAGACATCCTGAAGACTGCCGCGAAATCCTTGTCACCATAATTTGTAGGAACACAGCAGAAATACCAAGGGGAAACTCCTTCTTTAAAGGGTTCATTACTCAGCTTAGAAACGATCCCTTCTAACTCCTCTCTGGAAGAGGGCACTTCACCATCCCACTTAAACACATGGTTTTCAATGCGAAAAGATCTGTCTTCCTGAAAAAAGTACTGAAAGTAGCCTGGGCGAATGCAACAACGGGCCCTCGGATAAAGTAAGGTTCCGTCCGACTTCTTAGCGTTCACCATGCGATCTAAAACAGCTTGTCGGAAATCTCGAAGAGCTTTCTCGAAGTCCGTTTTGTTCTCCGCGCAGTAAAATCCGGTAATCGCTAGACGATTCACGTCACTTTTCTGTTGCCAAAGCGCATCCAGGCCGCTCAGGTGAAGGTCGCCAGATGTCCAGTAGACGAGATATCGTTCGATCACCTTTAGACTGTAGTATACCACAATTAGTGGAACCAAGGGCAGAACGGACGTGAAGAGAAGCACGTAGGACAAGAAACAAACTATGACGAACCATAGGAATTTCAGCAAGGACAGGATTCTAGAGCCCTCCTCTCTTCGAGCTCCTAACTTGGGCGAGACGTTCTGTGCGGCAGAACTGTTTGCCACCATTTTGGTTGGGTTACCGTTCATTTTACTGCTACAGTAGCCATTCTTCACAGTTGTTGATGCATCCATTGCCGTGAGTGAACTATTCAGTAACACCACTGCGCGAAAACTCAACATTTTCTTAGCCACCTGAGGTAGATCAAAGGTTCCTGATGAAAACATAacctgtgattggtcagttagAATTCACGTGGTAATAATTTCGTCACGCACAAGTCACAGACATTCACGTGTGTGAGGGATGTATCCTGTTTTGGCTCTATATTTGACTCATCAAATGCTTGTATGGAGCCTATGCCAAGTCAGATTTGCATTTGATTCCagccttattttttttcaataattttggcGGACCAAAACGTTTAACCGAGTCCTCTTTCGACTAAACAGGAAGTGAACTATGTTCGAAAGCCACCTTCACTGACCTTGCTTGACAAAGGACTGGGTATAAGGTTTCTATTTtgaacaaaatggcggacggaCTTTGCTGTCTATCTGTCGGCTAAGAAAATTAAGCATGGCTGGAGTTGAATAGAGATTAGCTCAATGAGCTTACGTGGTATTTGGGTTTTTTCAGCCCTTTTTGAGTCCGACGGTGTCCTGTTTTCTCGGTAAGTGGAATGTTTCACGTGCTACCCTCAGAAAATGTTTCACGATACATTCTCACCGTTTGTGACCGTCCGAGATACGTATGTAATGAGTTATGCTATTCGTTTTTTGTAAACCTTGCTCTTGCTTTTCAAACTTTGGTTgctaaaaaaatgaattaatttccTGGTGGGCGTGGGTCAAAGGGTACACAGAGGCATGAAACGAGAACTTTGAACTGAGGAATTGGAAGGAAGCGTGAACGGACTGTGGACTATGCAGACCGAGTGAAATATGAACTAGGGTGTTAAAAAATGTGTCTgttgaagagaaattttcagttcCATACAATCCAAAGTAGTCCCGTGAGCAGTGCTAAAGAACATTTAAATACATTCACAACCTCCAAGAGTAACTAGACCAGTGTCTCGTATTTCCTTACAATGTCGCTCCTGAAACAAACATTATTGTTATATACTTAAGGACtctcaggaaaacaaaactgtttcccttgggaccatacattaagtgtataCTGGCATGAGAAGAGATGAAATGATCCCAAACTTGAGAAGtattgattgttgaacaaattacCCCAGTCATTACCATATGTAATTTGTGGcgaccagtatggagaatgtacatgCTGATGTTAGAATTTTAGGATTAAGTGGCTATCTCCCCATTTAATTGTCACTTCAGGGTGGGGCTGTTGATCTGGAATTGGGTATAGgcacttttttcaaatttcaccCTTAATGTGGGATCTTTTGCTGAGGAGGTAGAAGGGCAGGTTTATTAGAATCACCATAACagaaatttttgcattttgtataATCTTAAGGTGTTTTCCAACTGTTGAACGACGAGCAGTTCTACATCAGGGAGCACTTAGTTTAACACCAATCCCTGGCGATAAAGAATTATGTGAAGCTGTGCTTAAAGAGCTGGGATGTAGGAAAAAGCAGGGAACTTCCCTTGATGAGGTTGTGTCTTCTTAGTTCTGGTTATTATCACACTACACCTCATTTGATAGCTTATGTAGAGCAACAACTCAATTAGTTTGCATGAAGGTAAATTTGTGTGGCAGGCACAACCTGGAGTGTCAGACTTAGGCAGAACATAGGT is from Pocillopora verrucosa isolate sample1 chromosome 7, ASM3666991v2, whole genome shotgun sequence and encodes:
- the LOC131775210 gene encoding uncharacterized protein, with amino-acid sequence MLSFRAVVLLNSSLTAMDASTTVKNGYCSSKMNGNPTKMVANSSAAQNVSPKLGARREEGSRILSLLKFLWFVIVCFLSYVLLFTSVLPLVPLIVVYYSLKVIERYLVYWTSGDLHLSGLDALWQQKSDVNRLAITGFYCAENKTDFEKALRDFRQAVLDRMVNAKKSDGTLLYPRARCCIRPGYFQYFFQEDRSFRIENHVFKWDGEVPSSREELEGIVSKLSNEPFKEGVSPWYFCCVPTNYGDKDFAAVFRMSHSVADGVSLTRFLMNQLPDQSKNEKETKKFTSSTSQVPLMAKAILRMAYSMLRLVFGFPDQSILHGPKLSGIKKVTWNEEFDFKLIKQIKAATGTTVNDVLMSCLSRAIRRCFQRKGVENPPDFKASIPVDVRLSAPKKEPSFENMFSLVFLRLAVGTEGVLNQLQETKARMDECKYSGEPLATACVMMLSNEFFPEFMIKRINTVITEKSSCVLSNVPGPQHALSVAGRPIKYTTFWPPQRDNIGIGLSIYTYAGRVIIGVQSDVSVLPDPQIITEEFGNALKEMTQSVLHDDVVNGNVIR